A stretch of the Mesorhizobium huakuii genome encodes the following:
- the pbfA gene encoding (R)-1-hydroxy-2-aminoethylphosphonate ammonia-lyase, which produces MAAIKELVHTEGDSNTTAARGGWDAGQDDPRIRGLLDRDAAAFMHQSLSSPCLSTIAKAEGIWIEDTVGRRFMDFHGNSVHHLGYGHPKLVAAIKKQLDDLCFAPRRFTCEPAVELAEKLAALAPGDLGKVLFTTGGSDAIEVALKIARAATGRFKTVSFWDAFHGAGFGAASVGGEATFRSHISGPMMTGTEHVAPWDGYRCPYGHDSLEASGLACANMIAYVLGREQDVAAVVAEPMRATPNPPPSGFWKRVREACDRHGTLLIFDEIPTGLGKTGKFFAHEHDGVTPDIVVLGKSLGGGILPIAAVIARRELDVTGGFAIGHYTHEKNPVTTRAALTTIDIILEEGLVERSAELGQHMLGRMQDLMARSPHVGDVRGRGLMVGVELVEDRATRQPARELAERVFYACLEQGLSFKVSHGNVLTLSPPLVISKADLDRALDIVERAVLAA; this is translated from the coding sequence ATGGCCGCGATCAAAGAACTTGTGCATACCGAGGGCGATTCCAACACGACGGCCGCGCGCGGCGGCTGGGATGCCGGCCAGGACGATCCCCGCATCCGCGGCCTGCTTGACCGCGATGCCGCCGCCTTCATGCACCAGAGCCTGTCCAGCCCGTGCCTGTCGACGATCGCCAAGGCGGAAGGCATCTGGATCGAGGACACCGTTGGCCGCCGCTTCATGGACTTCCACGGCAACAGCGTGCATCACCTCGGCTACGGTCATCCCAAATTGGTGGCGGCGATCAAGAAGCAGCTTGATGACCTCTGCTTCGCGCCGCGCCGCTTCACCTGCGAACCCGCGGTCGAGTTGGCCGAGAAACTGGCGGCACTTGCTCCGGGCGATCTCGGCAAGGTGCTGTTCACCACCGGCGGCTCGGATGCCATCGAGGTGGCGCTGAAGATCGCGCGCGCCGCGACCGGTCGCTTCAAGACGGTGTCGTTCTGGGATGCGTTTCATGGCGCTGGGTTTGGTGCTGCCAGCGTCGGCGGCGAAGCCACCTTCCGCTCGCACATATCAGGCCCGATGATGACCGGCACCGAGCATGTCGCGCCCTGGGACGGCTATCGCTGCCCATACGGCCACGATTCCCTCGAAGCATCGGGTCTCGCCTGCGCCAACATGATTGCCTACGTGCTCGGCCGCGAGCAGGACGTGGCGGCGGTCGTCGCCGAGCCGATGCGGGCGACGCCCAATCCACCGCCGTCCGGCTTCTGGAAACGGGTGCGCGAGGCCTGCGACCGGCATGGCACGCTGCTGATCTTCGACGAGATCCCCACCGGCCTCGGCAAAACAGGAAAATTCTTCGCCCATGAGCATGATGGCGTGACACCCGACATCGTCGTTCTCGGCAAGTCGCTTGGCGGCGGCATCCTGCCGATCGCCGCCGTCATCGCGCGTCGCGAGCTCGATGTCACCGGGGGCTTCGCTATCGGTCACTACACCCACGAAAAGAACCCAGTGACGACGCGCGCCGCCCTGACCACCATCGACATCATCCTGGAGGAAGGGCTGGTCGAACGGTCGGCCGAACTCGGCCAACATATGCTGGGACGCATGCAGGATCTGATGGCGCGCTCGCCTCATGTCGGCGACGTCAGGGGTAGGGGGCTCATGGTCGGCGTCGAACTGGTCGAGGATCGCGCCACGCGGCAGCCGGCGCGCGAGCTTGCTGAGCGGGTTTTCTATGCCTGCCTGGAGCAGGGCCTAAGCTTCAAGGTCAGCCATGGCAATGTGCTGACGCTGTCGCCGCCGCTGGTTATCTCGAAAGCCGATCTCGACCGCGCCCTCGACATTGTCGAGCGCGCCGTGCTGGCGGCCTGA
- a CDS encoding 2-hydroxyacid dehydrogenase yields the protein MKAVRTDQELECPGIDAGLRARGVELVTLPDGIFEADLIEAIADADLLLMCYTPITARVIDAAPKLKGIVKYGVGIDAIDIPTAMRRGIPVANVPEYAEETVAEGAFALMIALAKRLPAITAAVSRDGWVWPAQCWLGRDISGTTLGLVGCGKIGRSMARMAGQGFHARVLGFDPGVDAATMHAAGIEKVDDLQAMLRVCDFVSIHCVLNDKTRGLIGKTELACLKPSAIIVNVSRGALIDETALVEAVVAGRIGGAGLDVYSVEPLARSGHPMSALFDRDNVILFPHLTFFTHEAMRRLEDDTLARCFEILDGRPVTIRSHDPRLRAQTSGVSFS from the coding sequence ATGAAGGCCGTGCGCACCGACCAGGAGCTCGAATGCCCCGGCATCGACGCCGGTCTGCGGGCGAGGGGCGTTGAGTTGGTGACGCTGCCGGACGGCATTTTCGAAGCCGATCTCATAGAGGCCATTGCCGACGCCGATCTTCTCCTGATGTGCTACACACCGATCACGGCGCGGGTGATCGATGCAGCGCCGAAATTGAAGGGCATCGTTAAATACGGCGTCGGCATCGACGCCATCGACATTCCTACCGCCATGCGGCGCGGCATCCCTGTCGCCAACGTGCCGGAATACGCCGAGGAAACCGTCGCTGAGGGCGCCTTCGCCCTGATGATCGCGCTGGCCAAGCGGCTGCCGGCGATCACGGCGGCGGTGTCGCGCGATGGCTGGGTCTGGCCCGCGCAGTGCTGGCTCGGGCGCGACATTTCCGGCACCACGCTCGGGCTAGTCGGCTGCGGCAAGATCGGCCGCAGCATGGCACGCATGGCAGGCCAAGGGTTTCATGCCCGGGTTCTCGGCTTCGATCCCGGTGTCGATGCCGCAACCATGCACGCCGCCGGCATCGAGAAGGTCGACGACCTGCAAGCCATGCTGCGCGTCTGCGATTTTGTCTCGATCCATTGTGTGTTGAACGACAAGACGCGCGGCCTGATCGGCAAGACGGAACTCGCCTGCCTGAAGCCTTCCGCCATCATCGTCAACGTCTCGCGCGGTGCCCTCATCGATGAGACGGCGCTTGTCGAGGCTGTTGTCGCCGGCCGTATCGGCGGCGCCGGGCTCGACGTCTATTCGGTCGAGCCGCTGGCCAGGTCAGGTCATCCGATGAGCGCGCTTTTCGATCGCGACAATGTGATCCTGTTTCCGCATCTCACCTTCTTCACGCATGAGGCGATGCGCCGGCTCGAAGACGACACGCTCGCGCGCTGCTTCGAGATCCTTGACGGTCGCCCGGTGACCATCCGCTCGCATGATCCGCGTTTGCGGGCGCAGACATCGGGCGTTTCATTCAGCTGA
- a CDS encoding 2-aminoethylphosphonate ABC transporter permease subunit, whose translation MSEAVALRAPAIRREPGKFWIVPPVALLALLFFYPLALITRQAFLDDSGVANAAEIFRVLHSRFFLNALINTVTISVTATAGCLIVGLVLALILAFVPFPGSGFIARLIDTFIALPTFLVTLAFTFLYGSAGMLNAGLMETFSLPLPPVDFLYSTWGVVLAEVTVYTPFILRPLLAAFSLVDRGQIEAASLLGARPFRIVRQVILPAAIPALIAGGSLCLLLTVNEFGIVLFIGAKGVITLPLLIYGKAIQESAYQVACIIAVVNIALSLGLFGLYRFAAGRLGV comes from the coding sequence GTGTCTGAGGCTGTCGCTCTTCGCGCGCCGGCGATCCGGAGGGAGCCCGGCAAGTTCTGGATCGTGCCGCCGGTGGCCCTGCTGGCGCTGCTGTTCTTCTACCCCCTGGCGCTGATTACCCGGCAGGCCTTCCTCGACGACAGTGGTGTCGCCAATGCCGCCGAGATTTTTCGCGTGCTGCATTCGCGCTTCTTCCTCAACGCGCTGATCAACACGGTGACGATCTCGGTCACGGCGACGGCCGGATGCCTGATCGTCGGCCTCGTGCTGGCGCTGATCCTCGCCTTCGTGCCTTTCCCCGGCAGCGGCTTCATCGCCCGGCTGATCGACACCTTCATCGCGCTGCCGACCTTCCTGGTGACGCTCGCTTTCACCTTCCTCTACGGCTCCGCCGGCATGCTCAACGCCGGGCTCATGGAGACCTTCTCGCTGCCGCTGCCGCCCGTCGATTTCCTCTATTCGACCTGGGGCGTCGTGCTGGCCGAAGTCACCGTCTACACGCCCTTCATCCTGCGGCCGCTGCTTGCCGCCTTCTCGCTGGTCGATCGCGGCCAGATCGAAGCGGCGAGCCTGCTTGGCGCACGGCCGTTCCGTATCGTGCGTCAGGTCATCCTCCCGGCCGCAATTCCCGCGCTCATCGCCGGCGGCAGCCTCTGCCTGCTGTTGACCGTCAACGAATTCGGCATCGTGCTGTTCATCGGCGCCAAGGGCGTCATCACGCTGCCGTTGCTGATCTACGGCAAGGCGATCCAGGAATCGGCCTACCAGGTCGCCTGCATCATCGCCGTGGTCAACATCGCGCTGTCGCTCGGTCTGTTCGGCCTCTACCGTTTCGCCGCCGGCCGGTTGGGGGTGTAG
- a CDS encoding ABC transporter ATP-binding protein — MSAVAFTGTSVMDIDAAKIRGAGSNVHFDKVSVAYGAHVVLHPLTLDIAPGEILAMIGPSGSGKTTALRAVAGFVRPASGRIRIGATDVTDLPPYERGLGMVVQNYALFPHMRVEDNVAFGLRAQGADKALIGERVKDALATVGMATFSRRYPRELSGGQQQRVAIARALAVRPRVLLLDEPLSALDAQIRRNMVEEIARLHRSLPGLTILYVTHDQTEALTLADKIAIMRDGRVCSHGPTTELYRRPPNRFTAEFLGRANLLPVTIAEPVGSKGLATARHGDAVLTGAGRDEKEGDKSLLCIRPQHLSLTADAEHTNRIVGTLREVHWQGELTHLVLDVDGTPVRVSATKLPIALPEPGAKVPLFFAPADTSLLPEDAGV, encoded by the coding sequence ATGTCGGCCGTCGCCTTCACTGGTACCAGTGTCATGGACATCGACGCCGCGAAAATTCGCGGCGCCGGTTCCAATGTCCACTTCGACAAGGTCAGCGTCGCCTATGGCGCGCATGTCGTGCTGCACCCGCTGACCCTGGATATCGCGCCCGGCGAAATCCTGGCGATGATCGGCCCGTCGGGTTCCGGCAAGACCACCGCCTTGCGCGCCGTCGCCGGCTTCGTGCGGCCGGCCAGCGGCCGCATCCGCATCGGCGCCACAGACGTCACCGACCTGCCGCCGTACGAACGCGGCCTCGGCATGGTGGTGCAGAACTACGCGCTGTTTCCGCATATGCGGGTCGAAGACAACGTCGCCTTCGGCCTGCGGGCACAAGGCGCCGACAAGGCGTTGATCGGCGAACGGGTCAAGGATGCGCTCGCCACGGTCGGCATGGCGACTTTTTCCCGGCGTTATCCCCGCGAGCTTTCGGGCGGCCAGCAGCAGCGTGTCGCGATTGCCCGCGCTCTTGCCGTGCGGCCGCGCGTGCTCCTGCTTGACGAGCCGCTGTCGGCGCTCGACGCGCAGATACGCCGCAACATGGTCGAGGAGATCGCTCGCCTGCACCGCAGCCTGCCGGGCCTGACCATCCTCTACGTCACCCACGACCAGACCGAGGCGCTGACGCTTGCCGACAAGATCGCCATCATGCGCGACGGCAGGGTCTGTTCGCATGGACCGACGACGGAACTCTACCGCCGCCCGCCGAACCGCTTCACCGCCGAGTTCCTCGGCCGCGCCAACCTCCTGCCGGTGACAATTGCCGAGCCTGTTGGCTCGAAGGGCCTTGCCACGGCAAGGCATGGCGACGCGGTGCTCACCGGCGCCGGCCGTGACGAGAAGGAAGGCGACAAGAGCCTGCTCTGCATCAGGCCGCAGCATCTCAGCCTGACGGCCGATGCAGAGCACACTAACCGCATCGTCGGCACGTTGCGGGAAGTGCACTGGCAGGGTGAACTCACCCATCTGGTGCTCGATGTCGACGGCACGCCGGTGCGTGTCTCGGCAACCAAACTGCCGATCGCGCTGCCCGAACCCGGCGCCAAGGTGCCGCTGTTCTTCGCGCCCGCCGACACCTCGCTGCTTCCGGAAGACGCCGGTGTCTGA
- a CDS encoding 2-aminoethylphosphonate ABC transporter substrate-binding protein, with translation MKSRNATIAMAFAASLLASSALTGPAFADGVVTIYSADGLHDGNGSWYETEFAAFTKATGITVQYIEAGSGGVVERVAKEKSNPQADVLVTLPPFVQRAAADGLLQDYKPAGADQIDGGTDKYRPLVNNYMNFIYNSAVLSEAPKSYNDLLDPKFKGKIQYSTPGQAGDGTAVMLQVIHAFGGEDAGFEFMKKLQDNNVGPSASTGKLTALVNKGELHVANGDLQMNMSQMADNPNIKVFWPAGPDGVRSTFALPYEIGLVTGAPNGDNGKKLIDFLLAKEAQSTVSSIAIGVPARKDVTPSDANFAKLQEAMKGLTIWSPNWDEALSKLPDYVKKWNEATGS, from the coding sequence ATGAAATCGCGCAATGCAACCATCGCTATGGCCTTCGCCGCGTCGCTGCTGGCGTCGTCGGCTCTCACCGGACCGGCTTTCGCCGACGGTGTCGTCACCATCTATTCCGCCGACGGCCTGCATGACGGCAATGGCAGCTGGTACGAGACCGAATTCGCCGCCTTCACCAAGGCCACCGGCATCACCGTGCAGTATATCGAGGCAGGCTCCGGCGGGGTCGTCGAGCGCGTCGCCAAGGAAAAGTCGAACCCGCAGGCCGACGTGCTGGTGACCTTGCCGCCCTTCGTCCAGCGCGCCGCCGCCGACGGTCTGCTGCAGGACTACAAGCCGGCAGGCGCCGACCAGATCGACGGCGGCACTGACAAGTACCGGCCGCTGGTCAACAACTACATGAACTTCATCTACAACAGCGCCGTGCTGTCGGAAGCGCCGAAGAGCTACAACGACCTGCTCGATCCCAAATTCAAGGGCAAGATCCAGTATTCGACCCCCGGCCAGGCCGGTGACGGCACCGCCGTCATGCTGCAGGTCATCCATGCTTTCGGCGGCGAGGATGCGGGCTTCGAATTCATGAAGAAGCTGCAGGACAACAATGTCGGTCCCTCAGCCTCGACCGGCAAGCTGACCGCACTGGTCAACAAGGGCGAACTGCACGTCGCCAATGGCGATCTGCAGATGAACATGTCGCAGATGGCCGATAACCCGAACATCAAGGTGTTCTGGCCGGCGGGACCTGACGGCGTGCGTTCCACCTTCGCGCTGCCCTATGAAATCGGCCTGGTCACCGGCGCGCCCAATGGCGACAACGGCAAGAAGCTGATCGACTTCCTGCTCGCCAAGGAAGCCCAGTCGACGGTCAGCTCGATTGCCATCGGCGTGCCCGCCCGCAAGGACGTGACGCCGTCCGACGCCAACTTCGCCAAGCTGCAGGAGGCGATGAAGGGCCTGACCATCTGGTCGCCGAACTGGGACGAGGCGCTGAGCAAGCTGCCCGACTACGTCAAGAAGTGGAACGAAGCGACCGGAAGCTGA